In the Campylobacter lari genome, ACCAAATCCATCTCCAAAAAAGCTTGAAAATATATCGCCTAAGTCAACATCTCCAAAACCGCTAAAACCGCCTGCTTGTCCTTTAAGCCCTTCTTTTCCATATCTATCATATATACTTCTTTTTTCATCATTGCTAAGCACTTCATAGGCTTCGTTGACAAGTTTAAATTTTTCTTCAGCTTCTTTATCTCCTTGGTTTCTATCAGGATGATATTTTAACGCCATTTTTCTATAAGCTTTTTTTATGGTTTCTTTGTCTGATGTTTGAGAAATTTCTAGTATTTCATAATAGTTAAGTTCCACTTTTTTCCTCTCTTGAAAAATTAATATTGTAATTTTAGCAAAAAAATAAATGAATAGTTAAATTATGTGTTATAATATTAAGTTTGTAACATATTTTCACTAAAGGGGTAGAGATGATTAATGTTTTAATGATCGAAGATGATCCAGATTTTGCAGAGTTTTTGGCAGAATATTTGGCCCAGTTTAATATAAAAGTTACTAATTATGAAGATCCGTATTTAGGAATGAGTGCTGGTATAAAAAACTATGATTGTTTAATTCTTGATTTAACTTTACCTGGACTTGATGGTCTTGAAGTTTGTCGTGAAATAAGGGAAAAATATAGTATTCCTATTATTATTTCTTCAGCTAGAAGTGATTTAAGTGATAAAATTGTAGGACTTCAAATAGGTGCGGATGATTATCTACCAAAACCTTATGATCCAAAAGAAATGCATGCAAGAATTATGAGTTTGATTCGTCGTTCAAAACGCGTAAATGAAACTCCTGAGAAAATTATCAATTCAGCATTTAAAATTGATGAAAAAAGACATGAGATTAGTTACAATGATGAAGTTTTGGTTTTAACACCCGCTGAGTATGAAATTTTAAGTTATATGATAAGACAACATGGATTTTCAGTTAGCAGAGAGCAACTTGTATACCACTGTAAGAGTTTAAAAGATAAAGATTCTAAGAGTTTAGATGTAATTATTGGTAGACTTAGAACTAAGATTGGTGATAGCTCAAAAGCACCAAAACACATTTTCTCAGTTAGAGGAATAGGATATAAATTAATAGGATGAAAGTAACTATTAATCTTAAGATCACAGTCCTTTTTGCAACGGCTTTTTTATTTGTTTGTGCCTTGTTTGTGCTTTTGGGGAAGGTTCAGATAGATTCTTATTTGACTAATGAACAAAGCAGACAAAAAGAAATTGTAGAAAAGATAATATATAATTTAGAAAGAAAAGAAGGTTTTTCAATACATGAGTATCTTCTTTCTAAATCTTTTAAATTAGTTGAAAATGAGCGTAATATAAAACATATTGTTGCCAAAGGTGAAAAAGTACTTAGGGTTAATTCCTTGCACGGAAGCTTTTCTTCTATTATCTATCACAATCAAATTTTTTTCTATGTAGAGCAGCTTAATACAAAACATCTTTATGAGTTAAACGCATCTGCACGTCTTGAATATTTATTTTTATTGAGTTTCTTTTTTAGCTTGATTTTGATTATATTTTTATATTTTTCAGTATTAAGATCTTTAATGCCTTTAAAAATTTTAAAAAAGAAAATTAAAAATATTAGTGCAGGTAAAATTGAACCTTTATCTGAGTATTCTCAGATTAATGATGAAATTTCTGAAATTTCTTTTGAATTTGATCATGCTATCAATAAAATTCAAGAACTTGTAAAATCAAGACAGTTTTTCTTAAGAATGATTATGCATGAGCTTAAAACACCTATTGGAAAAGGTAGGATAGTTTGTGAAATGCTAGATAATCAAAAGCAAAAAGATCGTTTGGTGGCAATTTTTGAAAGACTTGAATTATTAATAGATGAATTTGGAAAAATTGAAAAAGTTTTATCAAGAAATTGCCAGCTTAATTTGCAAACTTATCATCTGAGTTTGATTTTAGAGCAAGCTGAAGATTATTTAATGAGAGATGATTTTTATCAAAAAGTAAAAATTACTTATAAAGAGGATACTATGATAGTTGCTGATCTAGAACTCTTTTCTTTAATGCTTAAAAATTTAATTGATAATGCTATTAAATACTCAGTTGATAAAGCTTGTGAGATTATATGTTCTGGAGATTATATTATTGTTAGAAATAAGGGAATTCAACTTAAAAAAACTTTTGATTATTATTTAAAACCTTTTGTAAGAGAGCATAATACTCAAGTAGAAGGAATGGGACTAGGGCTTTATATTATTAATAATATTTGCAATCTTCATGGTTATAATCTAACCTATAGTTATGAAGATGGTTATCATACTTTTAAAATTGTTTTTTCAAGGTTGAAATAATTTTGAAAGGCTTAGAAAAATTTAATGAGCTAGTAGCTGCTTTTTCTGCATTGCCTACTATAGGAAAAAAATCTGCTTTAAGACTTGCATATCATGTTTGTATAAAAGATCCTTTGTTGGGTTCTAAACTTGCTTATCATATTGAAGAATCTATAAGAATGATAAAAAAATGCACACAATGTGGTGCTTTAAGTGAAAATGAATTATGTGAAGTTTGTTCTAATATAGAAAGAAATCGTAATATTATCTGTATAGTTCAAGATTCTAAAGATGTCTTGGTTTTAGAAGATAGTAGAAGTTACGATGGGCTTTATTTTGTACTTGATGATACAAGTGAAGAAAATATTATAAAATTAAGAAGCATGATTGAGCATAATAAAACCAAAGAAATATTTTTTGCTTTCACACAAGGCTTAAATTCTGATGCTATTGTTTTTTTTATTGAGGAAAAATTAAAAGATTTAAATTTAAGTTTTTCGCAAATAGCTCAAGGTATTCCAAGTGGTGTGAGTTTAGAAAATGTTGATTTTATATCTTTGCATAAAGCTATAAATCATAGAACTAAACTTGATTGATATATTGTTTTAACAATGCTAGCCATTCATTTTTGTTAATATCATTTAAGATTATATTGGCAAAATCACAGTTTTTAACTCTATCTTTGGAAAAAAGTAAAATGGTATTTTGTGAATTTTTTATTTTATATTCTTGCAAAATTTGACTGATATGTGTAAGATCAAATTTTATAACTTCATAATCAATTAAAATCAATTTGAAATTTAATTGTAAAGATTTTTTAAAATCACTTAAATTATTTACAGTTTGGTTGTTTTGGCAAAATTGATTGGTTATATTTAAAATAAGTTCGTTTTCAAAACTAGTAGATTTAAAAATCAAAACATTATGAGAATTTCTTTTTTTGTAAGTTTCTTGTGTGAAATTGGCATTTAAAAAATTAATAATATCTTCAGCACAAATTTTAGTAAAAGTAAAATTTAAAATATCATCAACCTTTTCTTTTGAGATAATAAGGCTAAAATTCTTTTCTTTGTAATCCTTTGTAATTTCACTACTAATTCCTATATTTGATAATATACATTGCAAAAGAAAATTTTCAATAACATTGTTGTTTATGATACCTGCATGTATATTTTCAAAACAATCATTTATGGGAATTTTATTGTGGTGGTATTGTTGTAAAATTGGTTTTAGTGTGTATAAATTATCTGTTTGTAAGTAATTTAAACCTTGGATAAGATATTGAAAATCTTTTTGTATAAGTTGGTTTTGTAGCTTTTGATCTTGCAATTGCTTGTTGATTAAATCAAACGATAGCTTTAAATTTTCTTTTAATTCTTCCAAAGAATTTGATTTTGACAGAGAAAGATATTTTTCAATTTCTTGTGTTAAAATTTTATTTTTTTTGATTTTTTGATTTTTTAAGATTATATAAACACACGCAATAATAAAAATCAAAATACTCATAAAAGTATAAATGAAGAATAGTTTTTGATGGATAGGATATAAAAAATAATAATTTAAAAAACATAAAATTAAAGTCAAGAGACTAATAAATAATATCATAAATTTTCCTTGATTAATTTAGCTATTTTTGCATTGGAAAGTAATTTTAATTCATCAAAGCTAGCTTTGCTAATCTTATCAAAACTACCATAATAATCTAAAAATTTTTTAATATATCCTTGGGAAATTCCAAGTTGTATTAATTTAGAACTTTGCAAATCTTGTTTTCTTTTTGTTTTTTGATGAAAACTAATTGCAAAGCGATGTGCTTCATCGCGTAATTTTTGCAAAAATTGTAATTTTTTATCATCAGTTGAAAGTTGAATTTTACCTTCTTGGGTATAAATTTTATCTTTCGCACTTCCTTTTGCCCTATAAGCTTTTGTATCTATTTTTTCTTTAGAAATAGCTAAAATATCTACATTTGCCCCAGAACTTTTAATGATATCATTGGCTAGTTTTAATAAAGCATCTCCCCCATCAATTAACCATAAATCAGGTGGGGGATTTTTATCAAATGACATAGCTCTCTTGCTAAGAGTTTGAAGCATTTGATCATAATCATTTTTATAGGATAAATGGTAGTGTCTATAAGAGCTTTTATCAAATTTTCCATCTTTATAAGCTACTAAAGCACCGACATTTGCTTCACCTTGCATATGGGAATTGTCAAAAATTTCTATATAATTAGGATAATTTTGTAGGTTAAAAAATTCTTTTAATTCTTTTAAAAATAAATAATCATCACTTTTTAAGTGTTTTTGTATGTTTATTTTTGCATTTTCTAGTGCAAGTTCGCATAAGGCCTTTTTTTCACCAAGTTTTGGAGTTTTAAGATGAAATTTCCTAGAAAACCTTTCACTAAGTAAATTTTGCAAAAGGTTCATATCTTCAAATTCTTCATGCGTATAAATTCGGGTTGAATTTATTGGGCTATCTTGGGTGTAATTTTCTAATATGTATTGTTTATATACTGCATTTAGGTCAAATTCATCTTGATGATTTAGGGTTAGCACTTTATGGTTTGAGCTAATTATTCTACCATTATTTATAACAAAACGTACCATAGAGAGTATATTTACTTCATGATATATGGCAAAAACATCAAAATCTTCTAATTTTGCAAGGTCTATTTGTATTTTTACGCTTAAATCTTCTATTGTTTTGATTTGATCCCTTATAATAGCTGCTTCTTCGTAGTTTTCATTTTTTGCATATTCAAGCATTTTATTTTCTAGGTTTTTTGTTAAAGATAAGGGATTTAAAAGAGCTTGAGTGGCCTTTTGGATAATTTTTTCATATTCTTGTTTAGAGATTTTTTCTTCACATGGTCCTTTACAGCGTTTAATTTGATAAAAAAGGCAAAGTTCTTTGCAGGATTTTTTTTGTCTTAGTTCAAATGATAAATACAAAGCATTTAAAAGCTCTTTTGCTCCTTTAAAAAATGGACCAAAATATTTTATTTTGTTTTTTTTGATGATTTTTCTTGTAATTTCAAATCTAGGAAAATCTTCGTTTAAATCTATGTAAATATAAGGGTAGGTTTTATCATCTCTTAATAGTATATTGTATTTTGGATGAAGTTGCTTTATAAAAGAATTTTCTAGTATTAAAGCATCAGCCTCGCTTTTTGTGGTGATAAATTCTAAATGATGTGTTTGGCTAATCATTTTTTGAATTCTTAAGCTATTATTAGGATTTGGGCAAAGATTTGGAGTGAAGTTAAAATAACTTCTAACACGGTTTTTTAAATTCTTGGCCTTACCTACATATAAAAGCTTACCTTGAATATCAAAATACTGATACACACCCGGCAAATTTGGCAAGGTTTTGAGTTCATTTTCAAGCATTTTTTATAAGCTTTCGTAATTCTTCAAATTTATTATATAAAATAGGATTTTCAAAATGATTTTTAAAATTTCCATTAGAAAGCTCTAGATGAGTTTTTTTATGATCAGCAAAAATACTATTTTTAGATATAAAGTTTTTATCGCTAAGTATTTTTATATTTTCTACTTTTGCAAAATTACTCATTGGCCTAGCTAAAGTATAGTTTTTTATGAGACTTTTAATCATTTTTTTGGTATTATCGTGATTAAGCTCCATATACGCAATGTGGTGTTTAACTAAAATAATCAAAGTATTATTTTTTATAAAGAGTTTAGTAATCATTTGTTGGTGATTGTGATTAAACAAATTTAAAAACTCTTTATATTGAAAAAACATTTTTAAAGGTTTATAATGTTTAAAATCAGCAAGCTCGTTGATGATGTAATGACTCGTTTTAATTTTCATTTAATTATTTTAACATTTTTTTTATTAATATTTCTAAATGCATGTGGCTATAAAGATGCTCCATTTTATGAGATAAAAGATAATAATGGCAGTGTAAAAGAGATTAAAAAATTCCAATCTTTGGAGAGTGAAATATGAGTAGAATACTTTTTTTACTTTGTTTTAGTATTAGTTTTTTATTAGCAGGCCAAACTCATGAGTTGAATTTGGCTTTTAGCGCTTTGGGTATAGGTGTTTTAATAATTTTTATATTAGGTTATTATTTTATCGCAGCAGAAGAGAAATATCATATCAATAAAACTAAGCCTGCTTTATTTATAGGAACTTTATCTTTTGTTATCATAGGTATATATATGGTAATGAATGATTTAGATACGCAAATGCTTGAAGAGAGTGTTAATCATCTTATTTTAGAAATTGCACAAATTGTCTTTTTTTTGATAGCCGCTATGACTTTTATAGAAGCTTTGATAGAAAGATCAGTTTTTGAAACTTTAAAATACAAACTTGTAAGCAAGGGTTATACTTATAGAAAGTTATTTTGGCTAACAGGTATTTTAGCTTTTTTTATCTCTCCAATTGCAGATAATCTTACAACAGCTTTGATTTTATCCACTGTGCTTTTAACCATAGATAAACATAACAAAGAATTTTTAATTCCAGGTGCTATAAATATTGTAGTAGCAGCTAATGCTGGTGGAGCTTGGTCGCCTTTTGGTGATATTACTACTTTGATGGTTTGGACAGCAAAAAAAGCCACATTTTTTGAATTTTTTGCTCTTTTTCCTGCTTCTTTTATTGGCTGGTTACTTACTGCTTATTTATTGTCACGTTATGTGCCTAATATTAAGCCAAATTTCCATAAGGATAATTTAGAAAAAGTAGAAATTAAACCAGGCGGTAAAGTTTTTATTGTACTTGGTTTTTTAACTATAGCTTTGGCAGTATTTATTCATAGTATTTGTGATTTACCTGCAATGTGGGGTATGATTTTTGGTCTTTCATTGCTTAGTTTATATATGTATTTTTTCAATAGAAAACAAGGTAAAAAAGATTTAAATATTTTTCATTATATGACGCGTATTGAAATGGATACTTTATTATTTTTCTTTGGTATTTTATCTGCAGTAGGTGCTTTGCATTTTGTTGGTTGGCTTGCATATGCTTCTGATCTTTATGCAAAATTTGGAGCTACTAGTATTAATATAGGAGTAGGATTTTTATCCGCTATTGTTGATAATGTTCCGGTTATGAGCGCGGTATTAAAAGCAAATCCAAGCATGGATGATACTCAATGGCTTTTGGTAACTCTTACAGCAGGAATAGGGGGATCTTTGATTAGTTTTGGTTCAGCTGCTGGAGTAGGAGTAATGGGCAAAATGAAAGGAATTTATACTTTTAATGCTCATTTAAAATATGCATGGACGATTTTGGTTGGTTATATAATATCTATTATAGTTTGGTATGTACAATTTCAATTGTTAAATTTATAAAGGAGTTAGATGAAAAAAGCAGATATTTTAGTTTTGGACTTTGGTTCACAATACACGCAACTCATTGCTAGAAGATTAAGAGAGCAGGGTGTGTATGCAGAAATTTTACCTTTTAATGTGAGCTTAGATGAGATTAAAGCTAAAGAGCCCAAAGGTATTATTTTAAGTGGTGGGCCAGCTAGTGTATATGCAAATGATGCTTATTTTTGCGATAAGGGTGTTTTTGATTTAAATATACCAGTTTTAGGAATATGTTATGGTATGCAACTTATGGCACATCATTTTGGAGCAAATGTTGCTCCAGCAGGTCATAAAGAATATGGCAAAGCAACTATAGATATTCAAAATGATAGTGATTTGTTTAAAAATTTACCTAAAAAGCAAACAGTATGGATGAGCCATTCTGATAAGGTTGAGAATTTACCACAAGGTTTTGAGGTTTTAGCAACTAGTGAAAATAGTCCATTTTGTGTATTTGGAGATGAGAAGCGTAAATTCTTTGCTTTACAATTTCACCCTGAAGTGCAACATAGTGAATTTGGGAAAAGCATTTTGAAAAATTTCGCAAAATACGCATGTAACTGTGATAGTGTATGGAATATGGGATCTTTTGCAAAAACTCAAGCACAAAAAATCAAAGAAGAAGTAGGAAATGATAAAGTACTTTGTGCTGTTAGTGGCGGGGTTGATAGCAGTGTAGTGGCTGCATTATTAGCAAGTGCGATAAAAGATCAAGTAGTAGTTGTTTTTGTTGATAATGGTCTTTTAAGAAGCGGTGAAAAAGAACAAGTTGAGTATATGTTTAGACACACCTTGGGTATTGATTTAATCAGTATTGATGCAAGGGAGATTTTCTTAAGTCGCTTAGCAGGAGTGAGAGATCCTGAGCAAAAGAGAAAAATCATAGGAAATACTTTCATAGAAGTTTTTGAAGAAGAAGCTAAAAAACATAAAGACGTAAAATATCTAGCACAAGGGACTTTGTATACGGATATTATTGAAAGCTCGGTTGTAGGGGCTAGTAAGACTATAAAATCTCATCACAATGTGGGTGGTTTACCTGAAAAGATGAATTTAAAACTCATCGAGCCTTTAAAGGAAATTTTTAAAGATGAGGTAAGAGCTTTAGGAATGGAACTTGGTTTAAGTAAAGATGTAGTTTATCGCCATCCTTTTCCAGGTCCAGGTCTTGCTATACGTATAATGGGCGAGGTAAATGAGCCTAGCTTGGAGCTTTTAAGAAAAGCAGATGTTATTTTGATCGAAGAATTAAAAAGCAGTGGTTGGTATGATAAGACATGGCAAGCTTTTTGTGTGCTTTTAAACGTGCAAAGTGTTGGTGTAATGGGAGATAATAGAACCTATGATAACGCAGTTTGTGTACGTGTAGTTAATGCAAGCGATGGTATGACTGCGACTTTTTCTCATTTACCTTATGAATTATTAGAAAATATTTCACGCCGTATTATTAATGAAGTAGAAGGAATCAATCGCGTAGTGTATGATATTTCTAGTAAGCCACCAGCAACGATTGAATGGGAATGATTATTTA is a window encoding:
- the nhaD gene encoding sodium:proton antiporter NhaD, which produces MSRILFLLCFSISFLLAGQTHELNLAFSALGIGVLIIFILGYYFIAAEEKYHINKTKPALFIGTLSFVIIGIYMVMNDLDTQMLEESVNHLILEIAQIVFFLIAAMTFIEALIERSVFETLKYKLVSKGYTYRKLFWLTGILAFFISPIADNLTTALILSTVLLTIDKHNKEFLIPGAINIVVAANAGGAWSPFGDITTLMVWTAKKATFFEFFALFPASFIGWLLTAYLLSRYVPNIKPNFHKDNLEKVEIKPGGKVFIVLGFLTIALAVFIHSICDLPAMWGMIFGLSLLSLYMYFFNRKQGKKDLNIFHYMTRIEMDTLLFFFGILSAVGALHFVGWLAYASDLYAKFGATSINIGVGFLSAIVDNVPVMSAVLKANPSMDDTQWLLVTLTAGIGGSLISFGSAAGVGVMGKMKGIYTFNAHLKYAWTILVGYIISIIVWYVQFQLLNL
- a CDS encoding response regulator transcription factor, with product MINVLMIEDDPDFAEFLAEYLAQFNIKVTNYEDPYLGMSAGIKNYDCLILDLTLPGLDGLEVCREIREKYSIPIIISSARSDLSDKIVGLQIGADDYLPKPYDPKEMHARIMSLIRRSKRVNETPEKIINSAFKIDEKRHEISYNDEVLVLTPAEYEILSYMIRQHGFSVSREQLVYHCKSLKDKDSKSLDVIIGRLRTKIGDSSKAPKHIFSVRGIGYKLIG
- a CDS encoding ArsS family sensor histidine kinase, with the protein product MKVTINLKITVLFATAFLFVCALFVLLGKVQIDSYLTNEQSRQKEIVEKIIYNLERKEGFSIHEYLLSKSFKLVENERNIKHIVAKGEKVLRVNSLHGSFSSIIYHNQIFFYVEQLNTKHLYELNASARLEYLFLLSFFFSLILIIFLYFSVLRSLMPLKILKKKIKNISAGKIEPLSEYSQINDEISEISFEFDHAINKIQELVKSRQFFLRMIMHELKTPIGKGRIVCEMLDNQKQKDRLVAIFERLELLIDEFGKIEKVLSRNCQLNLQTYHLSLILEQAEDYLMRDDFYQKVKITYKEDTMIVADLELFSLMLKNLIDNAIKYSVDKACEIICSGDYIIVRNKGIQLKKTFDYYLKPFVREHNTQVEGMGLGLYIINNICNLHGYNLTYSYEDGYHTFKIVFSRLK
- the uvrC gene encoding excinuclease ABC subunit UvrC, whose product is MLENELKTLPNLPGVYQYFDIQGKLLYVGKAKNLKNRVRSYFNFTPNLCPNPNNSLRIQKMISQTHHLEFITTKSEADALILENSFIKQLHPKYNILLRDDKTYPYIYIDLNEDFPRFEITRKIIKKNKIKYFGPFFKGAKELLNALYLSFELRQKKSCKELCLFYQIKRCKGPCEEKISKQEYEKIIQKATQALLNPLSLTKNLENKMLEYAKNENYEEAAIIRDQIKTIEDLSVKIQIDLAKLEDFDVFAIYHEVNILSMVRFVINNGRIISSNHKVLTLNHQDEFDLNAVYKQYILENYTQDSPINSTRIYTHEEFEDMNLLQNLLSERFSRKFHLKTPKLGEKKALCELALENAKINIQKHLKSDDYLFLKELKEFFNLQNYPNYIEIFDNSHMQGEANVGALVAYKDGKFDKSSYRHYHLSYKNDYDQMLQTLSKRAMSFDKNPPPDLWLIDGGDALLKLANDIIKSSGANVDILAISKEKIDTKAYRAKGSAKDKIYTQEGKIQLSTDDKKLQFLQKLRDEAHRFAISFHQKTKRKQDLQSSKLIQLGISQGYIKKFLDYYGSFDKISKASFDELKLLSNAKIAKLIKENL
- the guaA gene encoding glutamine-hydrolyzing GMP synthase, whose amino-acid sequence is MKKADILVLDFGSQYTQLIARRLREQGVYAEILPFNVSLDEIKAKEPKGIILSGGPASVYANDAYFCDKGVFDLNIPVLGICYGMQLMAHHFGANVAPAGHKEYGKATIDIQNDSDLFKNLPKKQTVWMSHSDKVENLPQGFEVLATSENSPFCVFGDEKRKFFALQFHPEVQHSEFGKSILKNFAKYACNCDSVWNMGSFAKTQAQKIKEEVGNDKVLCAVSGGVDSSVVAALLASAIKDQVVVVFVDNGLLRSGEKEQVEYMFRHTLGIDLISIDAREIFLSRLAGVRDPEQKRKIIGNTFIEVFEEEAKKHKDVKYLAQGTLYTDIIESSVVGASKTIKSHHNVGGLPEKMNLKLIEPLKEIFKDEVRALGMELGLSKDVVYRHPFPGPGLAIRIMGEVNEPSLELLRKADVILIEELKSSGWYDKTWQAFCVLLNVQSVGVMGDNRTYDNAVCVRVVNASDGMTATFSHLPYELLENISRRIINEVEGINRVVYDISSKPPATIEWE
- the recR gene encoding recombination mediator RecR — encoded protein: MLKGLEKFNELVAAFSALPTIGKKSALRLAYHVCIKDPLLGSKLAYHIEESIRMIKKCTQCGALSENELCEVCSNIERNRNIICIVQDSKDVLVLEDSRSYDGLYFVLDDTSEENIIKLRSMIEHNKTKEIFFAFTQGLNSDAIVFFIEEKLKDLNLSFSQIAQGIPSGVSLENVDFISLHKAINHRTKLD